Proteins encoded together in one Acidimicrobiales bacterium window:
- a CDS encoding DUF2384 domain-containing protein, with translation MTTLTSLLDHLYEGDVVDTADLARVSDSNPRSVARWKAEAAAPRREAEERLLELRAVVDLARRVMRDDAARFWMRSPNPDLGYEKPLDLVAAGQYQRVVDLLLALAEGVTI, from the coding sequence ATGACGACACTCACCTCTCTGCTGGACCACCTCTACGAGGGCGACGTCGTCGACACTGCCGACCTAGCACGGGTGAGCGACAGCAATCCTCGAAGCGTGGCCAGGTGGAAGGCCGAGGCCGCAGCCCCTCGCCGAGAGGCGGAGGAGCGTCTGCTTGAGCTCCGGGCGGTCGTTGATCTCGCCCGGCGCGTCATGCGCGACGACGCAGCCCGCTTCTGGATGCGCTCGCCAAACCCAGACCTCGGCTACGAGAAGCCTCTCGACCTGGTCGCCGCCGGCCAGTACCAGCGAGTGGTCGACCTCCTGCTTGCCTTGGCGGAGGGCGTCACCATCTGA
- a CDS encoding RES family NAD+ phosphorylase, with protein sequence MPSLDPRALGLIPGTSLSVVAYRNQAKGFDPRSGDGARRLGGRFNPPHSFPVLYLCLTRPCVAAELTRQAERQGLGVESLLPRELYEVSTDLDKVLDLTDAATLGSLGVEEADLVREDHGFTQEIGEAAHEHAFQAIRSPSATGVDNVLAIFPETLAGAVLHVKLLGEWNRAEDLDGL encoded by the coding sequence ATGCCGTCGCTCGACCCCCGGGCGCTCGGCCTGATCCCCGGAACTTCCCTCTCCGTCGTCGCCTACCGGAACCAGGCGAAGGGCTTCGACCCTCGCAGCGGCGACGGTGCGAGGCGGCTTGGTGGTCGCTTCAACCCGCCACACAGCTTCCCTGTCCTCTACCTCTGCCTGACCCGACCCTGCGTCGCGGCAGAACTGACCCGACAGGCCGAGCGCCAAGGACTTGGCGTCGAATCGCTCCTACCACGCGAGCTCTACGAAGTCAGCACCGACCTCGACAAGGTCTTGGACCTCACGGACGCCGCGACCTTGGGCTCGCTCGGCGTCGAGGAAGCCGACCTCGTGCGGGAGGACCACGGGTTCACTCAGGAGATCGGCGAGGCCGCCCACGAGCACGCCTTCCAAGCCATCCGATCACCGTCTGCCACTGGAGTCGACAACGTCTTGGCGATCTTCCCGGAGACGCTCGCCGGTGCTGTCCTCCACGTGAAACTCCTCGGCGAATGGAACAGGGCGGAGGACTTGGACGGTCTGTAG
- a CDS encoding TIGR03086 family protein, producing MSLDLPAAHARAVENTQRIVDAIGPDQLHQPTPCGDWDVAELLQHVIAGNWWVVPLVGGQTIEEVGDRYDGDVVGADPAASYQSSGEAAVAAFNAPGAMDAPCAVSYGPVPGSVYCGHRFIDVLVHGWDLAVGTGGDTALPDDLVEACIEVVLPQLDMLAGSAMFGGAHDPGADVAPQTRLLTLLGREG from the coding sequence ATGAGCCTCGACCTGCCCGCCGCCCACGCCCGCGCCGTCGAGAACACGCAGCGCATCGTCGACGCCATCGGGCCCGACCAGCTCCATCAGCCGACACCGTGCGGGGACTGGGACGTGGCCGAGCTGCTCCAGCACGTGATCGCCGGGAACTGGTGGGTGGTGCCGCTGGTCGGTGGCCAGACCATCGAGGAGGTGGGCGACCGCTACGACGGCGACGTGGTCGGCGCCGACCCCGCGGCCTCCTACCAGTCGTCCGGTGAGGCGGCCGTCGCCGCGTTCAACGCCCCGGGGGCCATGGACGCGCCGTGTGCGGTCTCCTACGGGCCGGTGCCGGGCAGCGTCTACTGCGGCCACCGCTTCATCGACGTGCTGGTGCACGGATGGGACCTCGCCGTCGGCACCGGCGGTGACACCGCGCTGCCCGACGACCTGGTCGAGGCGTGCATCGAGGTGGTGCTCCCGCAGCTCGACATGCTGGCCGGCAGCGCCATGTTCGGCGGGGCCCACGACCCCGGCGCCGACGTGGCGCCCCAGACCCGGTTGCTCACCCTCCTCGGCCGCGAAGGGTGA